In one Aquabacterium sp. OR-4 genomic region, the following are encoded:
- the hemC gene encoding hydroxymethylbilane synthase — translation MTQTTLIATRESRLALWQAEHVRALLGQRFGLVVELLGMTTRGDQILDRSLSKVGGKGLFVKELEVALEEGRAHLAVHSLKDVPMELPEGFVLAAVLEREDPRDAFVSSRYASVAELPAGAVVGTSSLRRVVQLLSLRPDLRIEPLRGNLDTRLRKLDEGGYDAIVLAAAGLKRLGLAERIRASFAPTEMLPAAGQGALGIEVRADASTLRAQLAQLSHQPTWLAAHAERAVSRALGGSCSMPLAAHAVWQGDRLVLDAALGSASQPARPLLRTRVEAQPLQAADATAAATTLGELAAAQLRGLGAEAYLAAPAA, via the coding sequence ATGACCCAGACCACCCTGATTGCCACCCGAGAAAGCCGCCTGGCCCTGTGGCAGGCCGAACATGTGCGCGCGCTGCTGGGCCAGCGTTTCGGCCTGGTGGTCGAGCTGCTGGGCATGACCACCCGCGGCGACCAGATCCTCGACCGCTCGCTCAGCAAGGTGGGCGGCAAGGGCCTGTTCGTCAAGGAGCTCGAGGTCGCGCTGGAGGAAGGCCGCGCCCATCTGGCCGTGCACTCGCTCAAGGATGTGCCGATGGAGCTGCCCGAAGGCTTCGTGCTGGCCGCGGTGCTCGAACGCGAGGACCCGCGCGACGCCTTCGTCTCCAGCCGCTATGCCAGCGTGGCCGAACTGCCGGCGGGCGCTGTGGTGGGCACCAGCAGCCTGCGCCGCGTGGTGCAACTGCTGAGCCTGCGGCCCGATCTGCGCATCGAGCCGCTGCGTGGCAACCTCGACACCCGGCTGCGCAAGCTTGATGAAGGCGGTTACGACGCCATCGTGCTGGCCGCCGCGGGCCTCAAGCGCCTGGGCCTGGCCGAGCGCATCCGCGCCAGTTTTGCCCCGACCGAGATGCTGCCGGCCGCCGGCCAGGGCGCACTGGGCATCGAGGTGCGTGCCGATGCCAGCACGCTGCGCGCCCAGCTGGCGCAGCTGAGCCACCAGCCCACCTGGCTGGCGGCGCATGCCGAGCGCGCGGTGTCGCGTGCACTGGGTGGCAGCTGCAGCATGCCGCTGGCCGCGCACGCGGTGTGGCAGGGCGATCGGCTGGTGCTCGATGCCGCGCTGGGCTCGGCCAGCCAGCCGGCCCGGCCGCTGCTGCGCACCCGGGTCGAGGCCCAGCCGCTGCAGGCGGCCGATGCCACGGCGGCCGCCACCACGCTGGGTGAACTGGCCGCGGCGCAGCTGCGCGGGCTGGGCGCCGAGGCCTATCTGGCGGCGCCGGCGGCCTGA
- the ppc gene encoding phosphoenolpyruvate carboxylase translates to MPRAAAARKTSPKANPSSKRGDAGDAVEKNKPLVEDIRLLGRILGDVIREQEGTEAFELIERVRRLSVAYRLKKDASAGRVLDRLLKNLSADQTVSVIRAFSYFSHLANIAEDRHHVRRRAHHSAQGHLQEGSLAVTFERLHRADIRAADVAHMLANAYIAPVLTAHPTEVQRKSILDAERAVAELVGQRDELPTERERSDNEALLRARVTQLWQTRMLRYTKLTVSDEIENALSYYQSTFLRQIPRLYRELEQHLHGHSVPSFLRMGQWIGGDRDGNPNVTAETMRMALSKQSEVALRFYLTEVHALGAELSISQMLAGVTPAMKALADASPDSNPHREDEPYRRALIGIYARLAASLHELTGTEALRHAVPPQNPYASPEGFLADLRVIEASLQSHHAQALVAPRLAPLMRAVQVFGFHLATLDLRQSSDKHEAVLAELLATARLHPDYAALDEAAKRTLLLQLLNDARPLRVHGAAYGELARSELAIFETAREMLARYGREALRHCIISHTESVSDLLELLLLLKECGLMTGTLDSADARSALIVVPLFETIGDLRLAAPIMREYYALPGITALITASGGEQDIMLGYSDSNKDGGFFTSNWELYRAELALVALFEPLRAEHGITLRLFHGRGGTVGRGGGPSYQAILAQPPGTVNGQIRLTEQGEVIGSKYAHPEIGRRNLETLVAATLEATLLHGNSQGSNPGGSLKSGAPKAFLEAAAQISDASFAAYRKLVYETAGFTDYFFSATPIREIAELNIGSRPASRKATRAIEDLRAIPWGFSWGQCRVALPGWCGFGSAVEAFLAGTEGGAGADKRLELLQKMHRQWPFFRTLLSNMDMVLAKSDLRIAARYVELVEDKRLGKRIFTAIKDEWERTAAVLSQITGEAERLQSNPTLARSIEHRFPYLDPLNHLQVELMRRYRSRKDGAPDNERLQRGIHLSINGIAAGLRNTG, encoded by the coding sequence ATGCCACGCGCCGCAGCCGCCAGAAAAACCAGCCCGAAAGCCAATCCCAGCAGCAAGCGGGGCGATGCCGGTGACGCGGTAGAGAAGAACAAGCCGCTGGTAGAGGATATTCGGTTACTCGGCCGCATCCTGGGTGATGTGATCCGCGAACAAGAGGGCACCGAGGCCTTCGAGCTGATCGAACGGGTGCGCCGTCTGTCGGTGGCCTACCGGCTGAAGAAGGACGCCTCGGCCGGCCGCGTGCTCGACCGGCTGCTGAAGAACCTGTCGGCCGACCAGACGGTGAGCGTGATCCGCGCGTTCAGCTATTTCTCGCACCTGGCCAACATTGCCGAAGACCGCCACCATGTGCGGCGCCGCGCCCACCACTCCGCCCAAGGCCACCTGCAGGAGGGCTCGCTGGCCGTCACCTTTGAGCGCCTGCACCGCGCCGACATCCGTGCCGCCGACGTGGCGCACATGCTGGCCAACGCCTACATCGCGCCGGTGCTCACCGCCCACCCCACCGAGGTGCAGCGCAAGAGCATCCTCGACGCCGAGCGCGCCGTGGCCGAGCTGGTGGGCCAGCGCGACGAGTTGCCCACCGAGCGCGAGCGCAGCGACAACGAGGCCCTGCTGCGCGCCCGCGTCACCCAGCTGTGGCAGACGCGCATGCTGCGCTACACCAAGCTGACCGTGTCCGACGAGATCGAGAACGCGCTCAGCTACTACCAGAGCACCTTTCTGCGCCAGATTCCGCGCCTGTACCGCGAGCTCGAGCAGCACCTGCACGGCCACAGCGTGCCCAGCTTTCTGCGCATGGGCCAGTGGATTGGCGGCGACCGCGACGGCAACCCCAACGTCACCGCCGAGACGATGCGCATGGCGCTGTCCAAGCAGAGCGAGGTGGCGCTGCGCTTCTACCTCACCGAGGTGCATGCGCTGGGCGCCGAGCTGTCGATCAGCCAGATGCTGGCCGGCGTGACGCCGGCGATGAAGGCCCTGGCCGACGCCTCGCCCGACAGCAACCCGCACCGCGAGGACGAGCCCTACCGCCGCGCGCTGATCGGCATCTACGCCCGCCTGGCCGCCAGCCTGCACGAGCTCACCGGCACCGAGGCGCTGCGCCACGCCGTGCCGCCGCAGAACCCCTATGCCAGCCCCGAGGGGTTTCTGGCCGACCTGCGCGTCATCGAGGCCAGCCTGCAGTCGCACCATGCCCAGGCCCTGGTGGCGCCGCGCCTGGCGCCGCTGATGCGCGCGGTGCAGGTGTTCGGCTTTCACCTGGCCACGCTCGACCTGCGCCAGAGCAGCGACAAGCACGAGGCCGTGCTGGCCGAGCTGCTGGCCACCGCGCGGCTGCACCCCGACTACGCTGCTCTCGACGAAGCCGCCAAGCGCACGCTGCTGCTGCAGCTGCTGAACGACGCGCGGCCGCTGCGCGTGCACGGCGCGGCCTATGGCGAGCTCGCGCGCAGCGAGCTGGCGATCTTTGAGACGGCGCGCGAGATGCTGGCGCGCTACGGCCGCGAGGCGCTGCGCCACTGCATCATCAGCCACACCGAAAGCGTGAGCGACCTGCTCGAGCTGCTGCTGCTGCTCAAGGAGTGCGGGCTGATGACCGGCACGCTGGACAGCGCCGATGCCCGCAGCGCGCTGATCGTGGTGCCGCTGTTCGAGACCATCGGCGACCTGCGCCTGGCCGCGCCGATCATGCGCGAGTACTACGCGCTGCCCGGCATCACCGCGCTGATCACCGCCAGCGGCGGCGAGCAGGACATCATGCTGGGCTACAGCGACAGCAACAAGGACGGCGGCTTCTTCACCAGCAACTGGGAGCTCTACCGCGCCGAGCTGGCGCTGGTGGCGCTGTTCGAGCCGCTGCGCGCCGAGCATGGCATCACGCTGCGCCTGTTCCACGGCCGCGGCGGCACGGTGGGCCGCGGCGGCGGCCCCAGCTACCAGGCCATCCTGGCCCAGCCGCCCGGCACGGTGAACGGCCAGATCCGCCTGACCGAGCAGGGCGAGGTGATCGGCAGCAAGTACGCCCACCCCGAGATCGGCCGCCGCAACCTCGAAACCCTGGTGGCCGCCACGCTGGAGGCCACGCTGCTGCACGGCAACAGCCAGGGCAGCAACCCGGGCGGCAGCCTGAAGTCGGGCGCGCCCAAGGCGTTTCTGGAGGCCGCGGCACAGATCAGCGACGCCAGCTTTGCCGCCTACCGCAAGCTGGTCTACGAGACCGCCGGATTCACCGACTACTTCTTCTCGGCCACGCCGATCCGCGAGATCGCCGAGCTCAACATCGGCAGCCGGCCGGCCAGCCGCAAGGCCACCCGCGCCATCGAAGACCTGCGCGCCATTCCCTGGGGCTTCAGCTGGGGCCAGTGCCGCGTGGCGCTGCCGGGCTGGTGCGGCTTTGGCTCAGCGGTCGAGGCCTTTCTGGCGGGCACCGAGGGTGGCGCCGGGGCCGACAAGCGGCTCGAGCTGCTGCAGAAGATGCACCGCCAGTGGCCGTTCTTCCGCACCCTGCTGAGCAACATGGACATGGTGCTGGCCAAGAGCGATCTGCGCATCGCCGCGCGCTATGTCGAGCTGGTGGAGGACAAGCGCCTGGGCAAGCGCATCTTCACCGCCATCAAGGACGAGTGGGAGCGCACCGCCGCCGTGCTGTCGCAGATCACCGGCGAGGCCGAGCGCCTGCAGAGCAACCCGACGCTGGCGCGCTCGATCGAGCACCGCTTTCCCTACCTCGACCCGCTGAACCACCTGCAGGTGGAACTGATGCGCCGCTACCGCAGCCGCAAGGACGGCGCGCCCGACAACGAGCGCCTGCAACGCGGCATCCACCTGTCGATCAACGGCATCGCTGCCGGGTTGCGCAACACGGGCTGA
- a CDS encoding DUF4394 domain-containing protein, with translation MNPFHSIRPATLAAASALILASSASQAITLVGLTSANEMARIDTVSMLDTRMAITGLSLPGERLVGVDTRPSDGMLYAVSTASKLYTINAGTGAATWRADLSAAVIDGSRGYGIDFNPVADYGGATSLRLVSSSGDNFAINANTGVVGNAANKIASGYSAVAYTNSMPLAPPAPASTALYYIDSSSDMLRRAGSAFNTPTLTDVGALGIDVLKANGFDIAGNGMAYAALTLDDSSLATGLYSIDLGTGQATLLRSYQGTLSGLTVSAVPEPGSYALMAAGLALVGLVARRRRG, from the coding sequence ATGAACCCGTTCCATTCAATCCGCCCGGCCACGCTGGCCGCGGCCAGCGCCCTGATCCTGGCCAGTTCGGCCAGCCAGGCCATCACGCTGGTGGGCCTGACCAGCGCCAACGAGATGGCACGCATCGACACCGTGTCGATGCTCGACACGCGCATGGCCATCACCGGCCTGAGCCTGCCCGGCGAGCGCCTGGTGGGCGTGGACACCCGCCCGAGCGACGGCATGCTCTACGCCGTGAGCACCGCCAGCAAGCTCTACACGATCAACGCAGGCACCGGCGCCGCCACCTGGCGCGCCGACCTGTCGGCCGCCGTGATCGATGGCTCGCGCGGCTACGGCATCGACTTCAATCCGGTGGCCGACTACGGCGGTGCCACCTCGCTGCGCCTGGTGAGCAGCAGTGGCGACAACTTCGCCATCAACGCCAACACCGGCGTGGTGGGCAATGCCGCCAACAAGATCGCCAGCGGCTACAGCGCGGTGGCCTACACCAACAGCATGCCGCTGGCGCCGCCGGCACCGGCCAGCACCGCGCTGTACTACATCGACAGCAGCAGCGACATGTTGCGCCGCGCCGGCAGCGCCTTCAACACGCCCACCCTCACCGATGTGGGCGCGCTGGGCATCGATGTGCTCAAGGCCAACGGCTTCGACATCGCCGGCAACGGCATGGCCTATGCCGCGCTGACCCTGGACGACAGCAGCCTGGCCACCGGCCTGTACAGCATTGATCTCGGCACCGGCCAGGCCACGCTGCTGCGCTCGTACCAGGGCACGCTGTCGGGCCTGACCGTCAGCGCCGTGCCCGAACCAGGCAGCTATGCCTTGATGGCCGCCGGCCTGGCCCTGGTGGGCCTGGTGGCACGCCGCCGTCGCGGCTGA
- a CDS encoding anti-sigma factor encodes MDYGRRDLADALAAQYVAGSLRGAARRRFEALMPGHPALRTAVAAWQQRLMPLTGVIAPVPVPPEVWRRIEQRLWPRAAPQAWWQRLGWWRAATGVAAVASLSLAVLLQQQPGAGDAPPVVVVLQATEAGAPSTTLVASVSGDGQSMVMRPLQPVALAADRALELWAVPPQGAPRSLGLISAAGVTVLRRDRLPASLLDAGKTAALAVSVEPPGGSPTGAPSGPVVYAGKLQL; translated from the coding sequence ATGGACTACGGTCGACGTGATCTGGCCGACGCCCTGGCGGCCCAGTACGTGGCAGGCTCGCTGCGCGGCGCGGCGCGGCGGCGCTTCGAGGCGCTGATGCCGGGCCATCCGGCGCTGCGCACCGCGGTGGCGGCCTGGCAGCAGCGCCTGATGCCGCTCACCGGCGTGATTGCCCCGGTGCCGGTGCCGCCCGAGGTGTGGCGGCGCATCGAGCAACGCCTGTGGCCGCGGGCTGCACCGCAGGCCTGGTGGCAGCGGCTGGGCTGGTGGCGGGCGGCCACCGGCGTGGCCGCGGTGGCCAGTCTGTCGCTGGCGGTGCTGCTGCAGCAGCAGCCAGGGGCCGGTGACGCGCCGCCGGTGGTGGTGGTATTGCAGGCCACCGAGGCCGGCGCGCCCAGCACCACGCTGGTGGCCAGCGTCAGCGGCGATGGCCAGTCGATGGTGATGCGGCCGCTGCAGCCGGTGGCCCTGGCGGCCGACCGTGCGCTCGAGCTGTGGGCCGTGCCGCCGCAGGGCGCGCCCAGGTCACTGGGCCTGATCTCGGCGGCCGGCGTCACGGTGCTGCGGCGCGATCGCCTGCCGGCGTCGCTGCTGGATGCCGGCAAGACCGCGGCGCTGGCGGTGAGCGTGGAGCCCCCGGGCGGTTCGCCCACCGGGGCGCCAAGCGGGCCGGTGGTTTACGCCGGCAAGCTGCAGCTGTAG
- a CDS encoding sigma-70 family RNA polymerase sigma factor, with protein sequence MTLAQTDLHAWSERSRTLERHLARSALGDRQAFAELYQLTCGHLLAVMLRIQRDRAIAEDLLQEVYVAVWKAAGSFDAQRAQPLTWLTQIARNRAIDSLRRAQSQPVMESAHRGRDDGDGFAPGDAYDHVPDGRPGPAALLEQASDALQLQRCMTHLSAQQRQTVALTFFDGLSHSEVADHLSQPLGTVKSWARRALLTLRACLDRASGRTAAAQDAAQGA encoded by the coding sequence ATGACCCTTGCCCAGACCGACCTGCATGCGTGGTCCGAACGCAGCCGCACGCTCGAGCGGCACCTGGCGCGCAGTGCGCTGGGCGACCGCCAGGCCTTTGCCGAGCTGTACCAGCTCACCTGCGGCCACCTGCTGGCCGTGATGTTGCGCATCCAGCGCGACCGCGCCATCGCCGAAGACCTGCTGCAGGAGGTCTACGTGGCGGTGTGGAAGGCGGCCGGCAGCTTTGATGCCCAGCGCGCGCAGCCGCTGACCTGGCTGACCCAGATTGCGCGCAACCGCGCCATCGACAGCCTGCGGCGGGCCCAGTCGCAGCCGGTGATGGAGTCGGCCCACCGCGGGCGCGACGATGGCGATGGTTTTGCCCCCGGCGACGCCTACGACCATGTGCCCGACGGCCGCCCCGGCCCGGCCGCGCTGCTGGAGCAGGCCAGCGACGCCCTGCAGTTGCAGCGCTGCATGACCCACCTGAGCGCCCAGCAGCGCCAGACCGTGGCGCTGACCTTCTTTGACGGCCTGTCGCACAGCGAGGTGGCCGATCACCTGAGCCAGCCCCTGGGCACGGTGAAAAGCTGGGCGCGCCGCGCCCTGCTGACCCTGCGCGCCTGCCTCGACCGCGCCAGCGGCCGCACGGCGGCGGCGCAAGACGCTGCGCAAGGGGCTTGA
- the gltX gene encoding glutamate--tRNA ligase: MSTSTVRTRIAPSPTGFLHLGTARTALYSWAFARHHGGEFVLRIEDTDVARSTQDSVDQILAAMAWLGLGHDEGPVYQMQRLDRYQQVIEQMIAAGTAYRCYATPDELDAMREAQKARGEKTRYDGRWRPAPGKPLPAVPAGVKPVVRFANPADGVVTWNDLVKGPISISNTEIDDLIIQRPPADDAPEGTPGVPTYNFAVVVDDWDMRITHVFRGDEHINNTPWQINIWRAMAGGTPLPNYGHCPIILGDDGLKLSKRRGAVSVTAYEDAGYLPEGMLNYLARLGWSHGDDELFSLEQMVQWFDGSHLAKSPAQWDPAKLAWVNAQHLKAADDSRLAALVAGQLGKRGITSANAALADGRLAAMCALFKDRCSTTVELADWLAMYFAPVTPSDEERAAHLGDVIRPALATLAAQLDTASWDKAGIAAAMKATLGAHGLKMPQLAMPLRVLVCGRAQTPSVDAVLALFEKKIVVERLQCF; encoded by the coding sequence ATGAGCACCTCCACCGTCCGCACCCGCATCGCCCCGTCGCCGACGGGCTTCCTGCACCTGGGCACGGCGCGCACCGCGCTGTACAGCTGGGCCTTCGCCCGCCACCACGGCGGCGAGTTCGTGCTGCGCATCGAAGACACCGACGTGGCCCGCTCCACCCAGGACTCGGTCGACCAGATCCTGGCCGCTATGGCCTGGCTGGGCCTGGGCCATGACGAAGGCCCGGTCTACCAGATGCAGCGGCTGGATCGCTACCAGCAGGTCATCGAGCAGATGATCGCCGCCGGCACCGCCTACCGCTGCTATGCCACGCCCGACGAGCTGGACGCCATGCGCGAGGCGCAGAAGGCTCGCGGCGAAAAAACCCGCTACGACGGCCGCTGGCGCCCGGCGCCGGGCAAGCCGCTGCCGGCCGTGCCCGCGGGCGTGAAGCCGGTGGTGCGCTTTGCCAACCCGGCGGATGGCGTCGTCACCTGGAACGATCTGGTCAAGGGCCCGATCAGCATCAGCAACACCGAGATCGACGACCTGATCATCCAGCGCCCGCCCGCCGACGACGCGCCCGAAGGCACGCCGGGTGTGCCGACCTACAACTTCGCCGTGGTGGTCGACGACTGGGACATGCGCATCACCCATGTCTTCCGCGGCGACGAGCACATCAACAACACGCCCTGGCAGATCAACATCTGGCGCGCCATGGCCGGCGGCACGCCGCTGCCGAACTACGGCCACTGCCCGATCATCCTGGGCGACGATGGCCTGAAGCTCAGCAAGCGCCGCGGCGCGGTCAGCGTCACCGCCTACGAGGACGCCGGCTACCTGCCCGAGGGCATGCTGAACTACCTGGCCCGCCTGGGCTGGAGCCATGGCGACGATGAACTGTTCAGCCTCGAACAGATGGTGCAGTGGTTCGACGGCAGCCACCTGGCCAAGAGCCCGGCGCAGTGGGATCCTGCCAAGCTGGCCTGGGTCAACGCCCAGCACCTGAAGGCTGCCGACGACAGCCGCCTGGCCGCCCTGGTGGCCGGCCAGCTGGGCAAGCGCGGCATCACCAGCGCCAACGCGGCCCTGGCCGACGGACGCCTGGCGGCGATGTGCGCGCTGTTCAAGGACCGCTGCAGCACCACGGTGGAACTGGCCGACTGGCTGGCCATGTACTTCGCCCCGGTGACACCCAGCGACGAGGAGCGTGCTGCGCACCTTGGCGATGTCATCCGTCCGGCGCTGGCCACGCTGGCCGCGCAGCTCGACACCGCCAGCTGGGACAAGGCCGGCATCGCCGCCGCGATGAAGGCCACGCTCGGCGCGCACGGCCTGAAGATGCCGCAACTGGCCATGCCGTTGCGGGTGCTGGTGTGCGGCCGCGCGCAGACGCCGTCGGTGGATGCGGTGCTGGCGCTGTTCGAAAAGAAAATTGTTGTCGAACGCTTGCAATGCTTTTAA
- a CDS encoding O-succinylhomoserine sulfhydrylase produces the protein MSDRPDGPASEAARIARARLPEGLRPETLAVRTAMAPSQHGENSEALFLTTAFVQPDSETSARRFANTEDFTYGRTSNPTVRSFEQRLAAMEGAEGAIATSTGMSAILLLIMGLLKAGDHVVCSRSVFGSTVGLFAKEFGKFGVETSFVAQTDLAEWRAAIRPTTKLLFAETPTNPLTEVCDIRALADMAHEAGALLTVDNTFCSPALQRPLALGADLVMHAGTKYLDGQGRVMAGALCGANKHIVEVFGPTLRATGVTLAPFNAWVLLKGMETLHLRMKAQSEAALAVARWLEAHPAVARVYYPGLTSHPQHELAMRQQSGQGGAVVSFDVKADSPEAARAAAFKVIDSTRVLSIATNLGDTKSIIAHPATSSHCRLSEAQRQAAGIGQGLVRLAVGLEHVDDITDDLQRGLSQLGS, from the coding sequence ATGAGTGATCGACCCGACGGCCCCGCGTCCGAGGCCGCCCGCATCGCCCGCGCCCGGCTGCCCGAGGGCCTGCGCCCCGAGACCCTGGCCGTGCGCACTGCCATGGCGCCCAGTCAGCATGGCGAGAACTCCGAGGCCTTGTTCCTCACCACCGCGTTCGTACAGCCCGATTCCGAAACCTCGGCTCGGCGCTTCGCGAACACCGAGGACTTCACCTACGGGCGCACCAGCAACCCCACGGTGCGCAGCTTCGAGCAGCGCCTGGCGGCGATGGAAGGGGCCGAAGGCGCCATTGCCACCTCCACCGGCATGAGCGCCATCCTGCTGCTGATCATGGGCCTGCTGAAGGCCGGTGACCATGTGGTGTGCTCGCGCTCGGTGTTCGGCTCCACGGTCGGCCTGTTTGCCAAGGAGTTCGGCAAGTTCGGCGTCGAGACCAGCTTCGTCGCGCAGACCGACCTGGCCGAGTGGCGCGCCGCCATCCGGCCCACCACCAAGCTGCTGTTCGCCGAGACGCCAACCAACCCGCTCACCGAGGTGTGCGACATCCGCGCGCTGGCCGACATGGCGCATGAGGCCGGCGCGCTGCTGACGGTGGACAACACCTTCTGCTCGCCGGCGCTGCAGCGCCCGCTGGCGCTGGGCGCCGACTTGGTGATGCATGCCGGCACCAAGTACCTCGACGGCCAGGGCCGGGTGATGGCCGGGGCGCTGTGCGGCGCCAACAAGCACATCGTCGAGGTGTTCGGGCCCACGCTGCGCGCCACCGGCGTGACGCTGGCGCCGTTCAATGCCTGGGTGCTGCTCAAGGGCATGGAGACGCTGCACCTGCGCATGAAGGCGCAGAGCGAGGCTGCGCTGGCCGTGGCGCGCTGGCTGGAAGCACATCCGGCCGTGGCGCGCGTGTACTACCCCGGCCTGACCTCGCACCCGCAACACGAACTGGCGATGCGTCAGCAGTCGGGGCAGGGCGGGGCCGTGGTGTCGTTCGACGTCAAGGCCGATTCACCCGAGGCCGCGCGCGCTGCCGCCTTCAAGGTCATCGACAGCACCCGCGTGCTGAGCATCGCCACCAACCTGGGCGACACCAAGTCGATCATCGCCCACCCGGCCACCAGCTCGCATTGCCGCCTCAGCGAGGCGCAGCGCCAGGCGGCCGGCATTGGCCAGGGCCTGGTGCGCCTGGCCGTGGGCCTGGAGCATGTGGACGACATCACCGACGACCTGCAGCGCGGGCTGTCGCAACTGGGTTCGTGA
- the purF gene encoding amidophosphoribosyltransferase, protein MCGIVGVISRSPVNQLIYDALLLLQHRGQDAAGIVTMLGTQCLMHKARGMVRDVFRTRNMRALPGNVGLGQVRYPTAGNAFNEEEAQPFYVNAPYGIVLVHNGNLTNAHALKQELFDVDRRHINTASDTEVLINVLAHEMELAGRSVPLTPELIFRAVAGVHKRIRGSYAVIALIAGHGLLAFRDPYGIRPLVYGEIRRPDGGAEVMVASETVALEGTGHQVVRDVAPGEAIFIDLDGEVHAQQCAEKPVLNPCLFEYVYLARPDSVIDGISVYQARLNMGETLAQRVINAMPPSEIDVVVPIPESSRPSAMQLAQKIGKPYREGFVKNRYVGRTFIMPGQGMRKKSVRQKLNAIASEFKGRNVLLVDDSIVRGTTSKEIVQMAREAGARKVFMASAAPPVRYPNVYGIDMPTKEELIAHGRTTEEIRAYIGADALIYQDLDMMQRVVRQLNPAITGFEASCFDGRYITGDVSAADFDAISTQRAAARQDDEDGPARSRLTLQNRSEP, encoded by the coding sequence ATGTGCGGCATCGTCGGCGTCATCTCGCGCTCGCCCGTCAACCAGCTGATCTACGACGCGCTGCTGCTGCTGCAGCACCGCGGCCAGGACGCAGCGGGCATCGTCACCATGCTGGGCACGCAGTGCCTCATGCACAAGGCCCGCGGCATGGTGCGCGACGTGTTCCGCACGCGCAACATGCGCGCGCTGCCCGGCAATGTGGGCCTGGGCCAGGTGCGTTACCCCACGGCCGGCAATGCCTTCAACGAGGAAGAGGCCCAGCCCTTCTACGTCAACGCGCCCTACGGCATCGTGCTGGTGCACAACGGCAACCTGACCAACGCCCATGCGCTGAAGCAGGAGCTGTTCGATGTGGATCGCCGCCACATCAACACCGCCAGCGACACCGAGGTGCTGATCAATGTGCTGGCGCACGAGATGGAGCTGGCCGGCCGCAGCGTGCCGCTGACGCCCGAGCTGATCTTCCGCGCCGTGGCCGGCGTGCACAAGCGCATCCGCGGCTCGTACGCGGTGATCGCGCTGATCGCCGGCCATGGTCTGCTGGCATTCCGCGATCCCTACGGCATCCGCCCGCTGGTGTATGGCGAGATCCGGCGGCCCGACGGCGGCGCCGAGGTGATGGTGGCCAGCGAGACCGTGGCGCTGGAAGGCACCGGCCACCAGGTGGTGCGCGACGTGGCGCCCGGCGAGGCCATCTTCATCGACCTGGACGGCGAGGTGCACGCGCAGCAGTGCGCTGAAAAGCCGGTGCTCAACCCCTGCCTGTTCGAGTACGTGTACCTGGCGCGGCCCGATTCGGTGATCGACGGCATCTCGGTCTACCAGGCGCGGCTGAACATGGGCGAGACCCTGGCCCAGCGCGTGATCAACGCCATGCCGCCCAGCGAGATCGACGTGGTGGTCCCGATCCCCGAGAGCAGCCGGCCCAGCGCCATGCAGCTGGCGCAGAAGATCGGCAAACCCTACCGCGAGGGCTTCGTCAAGAACCGCTACGTCGGCCGCACCTTCATCATGCCCGGCCAGGGCATGCGCAAGAAAAGCGTGCGCCAGAAGCTCAACGCCATCGCCAGCGAGTTCAAGGGCCGCAACGTGCTGCTGGTGGACGACTCCATCGTGCGCGGCACCACCAGCAAGGAGATCGTGCAGATGGCGCGCGAGGCCGGTGCACGCAAGGTGTTCATGGCCAGTGCCGCGCCGCCCGTGCGTTATCCCAATGTGTACGGCATCGACATGCCCACCAAGGAAGAGCTGATCGCCCACGGCCGCACCACCGAGGAGATCCGCGCCTACATCGGGGCCGACGCGCTGATCTACCAAGACCTGGACATGATGCAGCGCGTGGTGCGCCAGCTCAACCCGGCGATCACCGGCTTCGAGGCCAGCTGCTTTGATGGCCGCTACATCACCGGCGATGTGAGTGCCGCTGATTTCGACGCCATCTCCACCCAGCGCGCCGCCGCGCGCCAGGACGACGAGGACGGTCCGGCGCGCAGCCGCCTCACCTTGCAAAACCGCAGCGAGCCCTGA
- a CDS encoding CvpA family protein — protein sequence MAALGWVDWALLAVLGVSVLVGLWRGLVYELMSLVGWLVAYVAAQLWSGAVAPHLPFGTPGSALQQGLAFAITFVATLLAWALLARLVRLLIQATPLTLIDRTLGAGFGLLRGGVLLLALATVVALTPAVRSPAWQASQGAEWLAVLLQGLRPVLPEAVARHLPEPPGGMPRHRTD from the coding sequence ATGGCGGCGCTGGGCTGGGTCGACTGGGCGCTGCTGGCGGTGCTGGGCGTGTCGGTGCTGGTGGGCCTGTGGCGCGGTCTGGTGTACGAGTTGATGTCGCTGGTGGGCTGGCTGGTGGCCTATGTGGCGGCGCAGCTGTGGTCGGGCGCCGTGGCCCCGCATCTGCCCTTTGGCACGCCCGGCTCGGCGCTGCAGCAGGGCCTGGCCTTTGCGATCACCTTCGTGGCCACGCTGCTGGCCTGGGCGCTGTTGGCGCGGCTGGTGCGCCTGCTGATCCAGGCCACGCCGCTGACCCTGATCGACCGCACGCTGGGCGCCGGCTTCGGCCTGCTGCGCGGCGGCGTGCTGCTGCTGGCCCTGGCCACCGTGGTGGCGCTCACGCCCGCGGTGCGCTCGCCGGCCTGGCAGGCCTCGCAGGGGGCCGAATGGCTGGCCGTGCTGCTGCAGGGGCTGCGCCCGGTGCTGCCCGAGGCCGTGGCCCGGCACCTGCCCGAGCCACCCGGCGGCATGCCCCGACACCGCACCGATTGA